CATGAACAGGAACCCGATACGAAACGCGTTACGGGAGAGTTTCCGTTGAAGGATGTACATGCCAGCGGCGATACTCACGAGATCGAGAACGTAGGGCGAGGCAGTCATGATCAACCGGGTCCATTCGCTCGTGAAGCCCTCTGCTCCGATCCATGCCACGGCAGTTTCTCCGAGCCGGCTGGGAATGAGTTTGACATCGAGGATCCAGGCACCAACGAGGTACGCGGCGAGCAGGTGACTCAACTCATGTATAGGCGCGTAAACGAAATACCACAAGACCGGGATCGTCGACACGCACGCCACCATCGTTTGTTGTTTTCCACCTTCCCCTCAGGTGAGAACGGGGAGAGCAACGACGGTGACAGGTATTTCGAATATGGTCAGCAGATGATTCATGAGAGAATTCTCTCCCATGTACAGTGTGGTCCTGCCGTACCTGATCTGAGACCAGTTGCATCGCGAGGTCCATCGCATCCACAGGTAAGAACACTGCGGGTAAGGGGTGATGTACTCCTGGGCGGCCTGCCTCAGGGGGCGGCACTGCAGCAGGCAGATCACCCAGCG
This genomic interval from Ignavibacteriota bacterium contains the following:
- a CDS encoding ADP-ribosylglycohydrolase family protein; the encoded protein is LRDSIKNAEKDPPADYTRQQGWVLIAFHNALWQLRHAPNLEEGVVDTVMRGGDTDTNAAICGALLGAVYGLHAVPQTLGDLPAAVPPPEAGRPGVHHPLPAVFLPVDAMDLAMQLVSDQVRQDHTVHGREFSHESSADHIRNTCHRRCSPRSHLRGRWKTTNDGGVRVDDPGLVVFRLRAYT